Proteins encoded together in one Variovorax paradoxus window:
- a CDS encoding ROK family protein: MRACVDIGGTKVAVSLSASSDAPLIGRRSEPTAKTGDNDAVAVQIIRMIEEICVEQGIAPAAIDRVGVSSAGPFELREGMVELATPNICGGIAGPARGLPNNWMTALIEAPLARRFGSVRVENDAVAALEAERHWGALQGLDHCAYVTWSTGVGVGLCVDGRPLRGKNGNAGHAGHSFVVDDASGALCGCGNLGDVEALVAGNSIARRFGQPAPDLFAAASAGEPHAIGIVDALCRVIGRMLYNLVATLDLQRISLGGSVFWHHRDFLLPRLQAQVDGKLPPLTRGVMLVPAGLGEKVGDYAALALLD, encoded by the coding sequence ATGAGAGCCTGCGTAGACATCGGCGGCACGAAGGTGGCCGTGAGCCTTTCCGCATCGAGCGACGCGCCGCTGATCGGCCGCCGCAGCGAACCGACGGCCAAGACCGGCGACAACGATGCCGTGGCCGTGCAGATCATCCGGATGATCGAAGAGATTTGCGTCGAGCAGGGCATCGCCCCCGCCGCCATCGACCGCGTTGGCGTGTCATCGGCGGGGCCTTTCGAGTTGCGCGAGGGCATGGTGGAACTGGCCACGCCCAATATCTGCGGCGGCATTGCCGGCCCGGCGCGCGGCTTGCCCAACAACTGGATGACCGCGCTCATCGAGGCGCCGCTCGCCCGGCGCTTCGGCAGCGTGCGGGTCGAGAACGACGCCGTGGCCGCTCTGGAGGCCGAGCGCCACTGGGGCGCGCTGCAGGGCCTGGACCATTGCGCCTACGTCACCTGGAGCACCGGCGTGGGCGTGGGCCTGTGCGTCGACGGCCGCCCCCTGCGTGGCAAGAACGGCAACGCCGGCCATGCGGGCCACAGCTTCGTGGTCGACGACGCAAGCGGCGCGCTTTGCGGCTGCGGCAATCTTGGCGACGTGGAGGCGCTGGTGGCGGGCAACTCCATTGCGCGCCGTTTCGGGCAGCCTGCGCCCGACCTGTTCGCTGCCGCTTCCGCGGGCGAGCCGCATGCCATCGGCATCGTCGATGCGCTGTGCCGAGTCATCGGCCGCATGCTCTACAACCTGGTGGCCACGCTCGATCTGCAGCGCATCAGCCTGGGCGGCAGCGTGTTCTGGCATCACCGCGACTTTCTGCTGCCGCGCCTGCAGGCACAGGTCGACGGCAAGCTGCCGCCGCTCACGCGCGGCGTGATGCTGGTGCCCGCGGGGCTTGGCGAGAAGGTTGGCGATTACGCTGCGCTGGCACTGCTCGACTGA
- a CDS encoding DUF2905 domain-containing protein → MIRWLIVVVLALVLMSGLTAWLRRFGFGRLPGDFEFRAFGREWQLPISSTLVLSMIAALVARFI, encoded by the coding sequence ATGATCCGCTGGCTGATCGTCGTCGTCCTTGCCCTGGTGCTCATGAGCGGCCTCACGGCCTGGCTGCGCCGGTTCGGCTTCGGGCGGTTGCCAGGCGACTTCGAGTTCCGCGCTTTCGGCCGCGAGTGGCAGTTGCCCATCTCCAGCACGCTGGTGCTCAGCATGATCGCGGCGCTGGTGGCGCGCTTCATCTAG
- the hisN gene encoding histidinol-phosphatase, giving the protein MSSPPPDLLSIADALADAAAAQSMRYFRTPLDIITKADESPVTLADRAAETAMREILGTRAPADGIYGEEHGLERLDAERVWVLDPIDGTRSFITGSPLWGTLIGVLQGGRVALGMIDMPVLKERWIGRAGKGATRDGQPVHASGCTEVAKARIVTTSPDIFAPADWQAFDRLSRQCAMRRFGGDCYGYAQLAGGTIDLVVETGLQPYDYLGPAGVIEAAGGVITDWKGRPLGLESDGRVIAAATPELHRQAMAALAA; this is encoded by the coding sequence ATGAGCTCTCCGCCCCCCGATCTCCTGTCGATTGCCGATGCGCTGGCCGATGCGGCCGCCGCGCAGTCGATGCGCTATTTCCGCACGCCGCTCGACATCATCACCAAGGCGGACGAAAGCCCCGTCACGCTTGCAGACCGCGCCGCCGAAACGGCCATGCGCGAGATTCTCGGCACCCGTGCGCCGGCGGACGGTATCTATGGCGAAGAGCACGGCCTTGAGCGGCTCGACGCAGAGCGCGTCTGGGTGCTCGATCCGATCGACGGCACGCGCAGCTTCATTACCGGTTCGCCGCTCTGGGGCACGCTGATCGGCGTGCTGCAAGGCGGCCGCGTGGCGCTCGGCATGATCGACATGCCGGTGCTCAAAGAGCGCTGGATCGGCCGGGCCGGCAAGGGCGCCACGCGCGACGGCCAACCCGTGCACGCGAGCGGCTGCACCGAGGTGGCCAAGGCGCGCATCGTCACCACCTCGCCCGACATCTTTGCACCCGCCGACTGGCAGGCCTTCGACCGGCTCAGCCGCCAATGTGCAATGCGGCGTTTTGGTGGCGACTGCTACGGCTATGCCCAACTGGCGGGCGGCACGATAGACCTGGTCGTGGAAACCGGGCTGCAGCCCTACGACTACCTGGGCCCCGCGGGCGTGATCGAGGCGGCGGGCGGCGTCATCACCGACTGGAAGGGCCGGCCGCTCGGGCTGGAGTCCGACGGCAGGGTCATCGCGGCCGCAACGCCCGAACTTCACCGACAAGCCATGGCCGCCCTTGCGGCCTAG
- a CDS encoding DUF5329 family protein translates to MAPIRFLRAALLALLLGSLAVLAQAAPSASEQKLIDTLIQRVSQMKTVTFMRNGKEHDADDAAKHMQAKFDHFKDEIATAEDFIDRCASRSEMTGKAYQVKMPNGSLKDAKEFLNAELRTLRKGSAKPGAG, encoded by the coding sequence ATGGCCCCAATTCGATTCTTGCGCGCCGCACTGCTGGCGCTTCTGCTCGGCTCATTGGCCGTGCTGGCCCAGGCCGCCCCTTCCGCGTCGGAGCAGAAGCTCATCGACACGCTGATCCAGCGCGTCTCGCAGATGAAGACCGTCACCTTCATGCGCAACGGCAAGGAGCACGATGCCGACGACGCCGCCAAGCACATGCAGGCCAAGTTCGATCACTTCAAAGACGAGATCGCCACGGCGGAAGACTTCATCGACCGATGCGCCTCCCGCTCAGAAATGACGGGCAAGGCCTACCAGGTCAAGATGCCGAATGGCTCGCTGAAGGACGCCAAGGAGTTCCTGAATGCCGAGCTGCGCACGCTGCGCAAGGGCAGCGCGAAGCCCGGCGCCGGCTGA
- a CDS encoding ABC transporter permease, with the protein MSALVPPIRPEYERTLEPFTEVPVERTLPLPTRIWAQAGFRKGLILIVIAVLWELAARWQDNDLLLPTFSATALALAEGLASGELIEKVRISLAVLLQGYLAGVLLAFALTTLAVSTQIGRDLLDTLTSMFNPLPAIALLPLALLWFGLGRGSLVFVLIHSVLWPLALNTYAGFQGVPETLRMAGRNYGLKGLRYVLQILVPAALPSILSGLKIGWAFAWRTLIAAELVFGASSGKGGLGWYIFQNRNELYTDRVFAGLAMVVLIGLLVESLGFKTLERLTVRRWGQQR; encoded by the coding sequence ATGAGCGCACTCGTTCCGCCCATCCGCCCCGAGTACGAGCGCACGCTCGAGCCCTTCACCGAGGTGCCGGTCGAGCGGACCCTGCCGCTGCCGACGCGCATCTGGGCCCAGGCCGGCTTTCGCAAGGGCCTGATCCTGATCGTCATCGCGGTGCTCTGGGAGCTTGCGGCCCGATGGCAGGACAACGACCTGCTGCTGCCTACCTTCAGCGCCACGGCCCTCGCGTTGGCCGAGGGGCTGGCGAGCGGCGAACTCATAGAGAAGGTGCGCATCTCGCTGGCGGTGCTGCTGCAGGGCTACCTGGCTGGCGTGCTGCTGGCCTTCGCGCTCACCACGCTCGCGGTGTCGACGCAGATCGGGCGCGACCTGCTGGACACGCTGACTTCGATGTTCAATCCGCTGCCCGCCATTGCGCTGCTGCCGCTCGCCTTGCTGTGGTTTGGCCTGGGGCGCGGCAGCCTGGTGTTCGTGCTGATCCATTCGGTGCTGTGGCCGCTGGCGCTCAACACCTATGCGGGCTTCCAGGGCGTGCCCGAAACACTGCGGATGGCGGGGCGCAACTACGGGCTCAAGGGCTTGCGATACGTGCTGCAGATCCTGGTGCCGGCCGCGCTGCCGTCGATCCTGTCGGGGCTGAAGATCGGCTGGGCCTTTGCCTGGCGCACGCTGATCGCGGCCGAGCTGGTGTTCGGCGCCTCGTCGGGCAAGGGCGGCCTTGGCTGGTACATCTTTCAGAACCGCAACGAGCTCTACACCGACCGCGTGTTCGCCGGCCTGGCGATGGTGGTGCTGATCGGCCTGTTGGTGGAAAGCCTGGGCTTCAAGACGCTGGAGCGCCTGACGGTGCGGCGCTGGGGCCAGCAGCGCTGA
- a CDS encoding ABC transporter ATP-binding protein — protein MGAGRAIATPTLLAPTPALPREGREEDERQDIAPLLQVDGVSLEYRTPERMVRATHRVSFDVHAADRFVLLGPSGCGKSTLLKAVGGFIQPVEGEIRLDGRRVAQPGPDRIVVFQEFDQLPPWKTVQQNVMFPLLASRTLGKKEAAERALHYLDKVGLAKFADVHPHQLSGGMKQRVAIARALAMQPRVLLMDEPFAALDALTRRKMQQELLELWDEVRFTLLFVTHSIEEALVVGNRVALLSPHPGRMRAELNSHGFSLASLGGAEFQGTAQRIHDMLFEEEHEQGQEHEEAAA, from the coding sequence ATGGGGGCGGGCAGAGCGATTGCGACGCCAACGCTGCTTGCCCCCACCCCAGCCCTCCCCCGGGAGGGGAGGGAGGAAGACGAGAGGCAAGACATCGCGCCGCTCCTTCAGGTCGACGGCGTCAGCCTCGAATACCGCACGCCCGAGCGCATGGTGCGCGCCACCCACCGCGTGAGCTTCGACGTGCACGCCGCCGACCGTTTCGTGCTGCTCGGCCCCTCGGGTTGCGGCAAGTCCACTCTGCTGAAGGCCGTCGGCGGGTTCATCCAGCCCGTCGAAGGCGAAATCCGCCTCGACGGCCGGCGCGTGGCGCAGCCGGGCCCCGACCGTATCGTCGTATTCCAGGAGTTCGACCAGCTGCCACCGTGGAAGACCGTTCAGCAGAACGTGATGTTCCCGCTGCTCGCCTCGCGCACCCTCGGCAAGAAGGAAGCGGCCGAACGCGCGCTGCATTACCTCGACAAGGTGGGCCTTGCCAAGTTCGCCGACGTGCATCCGCACCAGCTGTCGGGCGGCATGAAGCAGCGTGTGGCCATTGCGCGTGCGCTGGCGATGCAGCCGCGCGTGCTGTTGATGGACGAGCCTTTTGCCGCGCTGGATGCACTCACGCGCCGCAAGATGCAGCAGGAGCTGCTCGAGCTGTGGGACGAGGTGCGCTTCACGCTGCTTTTCGTCACGCATTCCATCGAGGAGGCGCTGGTGGTTGGCAACCGCGTGGCACTGCTGTCGCCGCACCCGGGCCGCATGCGTGCCGAATTGAACAGCCACGGCTTCTCGCTGGCCAGCCTGGGCGGGGCCGAGTTCCAGGGCACGGCGCAGCGCATTCACGACATGCTGTTCGAAGAAGAGCATGAGCAAGGGCAAGAGCACGAAGAGGCTGCAGCATGA
- a CDS encoding ABC transporter substrate-binding protein — MNRFTRKAAALVTGFGLLAGSLAAHAEGQIRIAEQFGIVYLLLNVAQEQKLIEKHAKAAGVDAKVEWIKLSGGSAVNDALLSGNIEIASAGVGPLLTLWDRTKGKQNVKGVASLGNFPYYLVSNNPNVKTIADFTDKDRIALPAVGVSVQSRVLQFASAKLWGDKEFNRLDKISVAVPHPDAAAAIIKGGTEITAHFGNPPFQDQELAGNPNAHIVLNSYQVLGGPASATVLYATEKFRSENPKTYKAFVDALDEAAKFVTANPEKAADIYLKVGNAKIDRELLLKIIKNPEVQFKTTPQNTYALAEFMHRVGAIKNKPASVKDYFFDDAQNASGN, encoded by the coding sequence ATGAACCGATTCACACGCAAGGCCGCCGCGCTCGTCACCGGCTTCGGCCTCCTCGCAGGCAGTCTTGCCGCGCATGCCGAGGGCCAGATCCGCATCGCCGAGCAATTCGGCATCGTCTACCTGCTGCTCAATGTCGCGCAGGAACAGAAGCTCATCGAGAAGCACGCCAAGGCGGCCGGTGTCGATGCCAAGGTGGAGTGGATCAAGCTTTCGGGCGGCTCGGCGGTGAATGACGCGCTGCTCTCGGGCAACATCGAGATCGCGAGTGCCGGCGTGGGCCCGCTGCTCACGCTGTGGGACCGCACCAAGGGCAAGCAGAACGTGAAGGGCGTGGCATCGCTGGGCAACTTTCCGTACTACCTGGTGAGCAACAACCCGAACGTGAAGACCATTGCAGACTTCACCGACAAGGACCGCATCGCCCTGCCGGCGGTGGGCGTCTCGGTGCAGTCGCGGGTGCTGCAGTTCGCATCGGCCAAGCTCTGGGGCGACAAGGAGTTCAACCGGCTCGACAAGATCAGCGTGGCGGTGCCGCATCCCGATGCTGCGGCGGCCATCATCAAGGGCGGCACCGAGATCACGGCGCACTTCGGCAACCCGCCGTTCCAGGACCAGGAGCTCGCGGGCAATCCGAACGCGCACATCGTGCTCAACTCGTACCAGGTGCTTGGCGGGCCGGCCTCGGCCACGGTGCTTTATGCCACCGAAAAATTCCGTAGCGAGAACCCGAAGACCTACAAGGCGTTTGTCGACGCGCTCGACGAGGCGGCGAAGTTCGTCACGGCCAATCCGGAGAAAGCGGCGGACATCTACCTGAAGGTGGGCAACGCGAAGATCGACCGCGAGCTGCTGCTGAAGATCATCAAGAACCCCGAGGTGCAGTTCAAGACCACGCCGCAGAACACCTATGCGCTGGCGGAGTTCATGCACCGCGTGGGCGCGATCAAGAACAAGCCGGCTTCGGTGAAGGACTATTTCTTCGACGATGCACAGAACGCTTCGGGGAATTGA
- a CDS encoding TauD/TfdA dioxygenase family protein, which translates to MSSKPDPTRQHFEVRPFNAPVGAEIIGLDISKPISAEDFKRIHQAHLDHHVLVFRRQRITPQEHIDFSRRFGPLEIHVLHQFHLKNHPEILIVSNIKENGEPIGLGDAGVYWHSDISYKPQPSLGSLLHAQELPSEGGDTLFADQHLAWEALDPELQQRILPLKAEHSYLAKYEELRAKNPWRPKLSQAQIDQVAPAVQPVVRTHPETGRKALFVSEHFTTRIVGLPQEESDALLAELFAHSVKPEFVYRHQWAPHDLVFWDNRSLMHLAAGTPDHLRRRLNRTTIVGDTPF; encoded by the coding sequence ATGAGCTCCAAGCCCGATCCCACCCGGCAGCACTTCGAAGTCCGCCCCTTCAACGCCCCCGTAGGCGCCGAAATCATCGGCCTCGACATCTCCAAGCCCATCAGCGCTGAAGACTTCAAGCGCATCCACCAAGCGCACCTCGACCACCACGTGCTGGTCTTCCGCCGCCAGCGGATCACCCCGCAAGAGCACATCGATTTCAGCCGTCGCTTCGGCCCACTCGAAATCCACGTGCTGCACCAGTTCCACCTGAAGAACCACCCCGAGATCCTGATCGTTTCCAACATCAAGGAAAACGGCGAACCCATCGGCCTGGGCGATGCGGGCGTCTACTGGCACTCGGACATCTCGTACAAGCCCCAGCCGAGCCTAGGCTCCCTGCTGCATGCGCAAGAGCTGCCGAGCGAAGGTGGCGACACGCTCTTTGCCGATCAGCATCTCGCTTGGGAAGCGCTCGACCCCGAGCTGCAGCAGCGCATCCTGCCGCTCAAGGCCGAGCACAGCTATCTCGCCAAGTACGAAGAGTTGCGCGCCAAGAACCCGTGGCGCCCCAAGCTCTCGCAGGCGCAGATCGACCAGGTCGCCCCCGCGGTGCAGCCGGTGGTGCGCACGCACCCGGAAACGGGCCGCAAAGCGCTGTTCGTCAGCGAGCATTTCACGACACGCATCGTCGGCCTCCCGCAGGAAGAAAGCGACGCACTGCTGGCCGAGTTGTTCGCGCACAGCGTGAAGCCCGAGTTCGTGTATCGCCACCAATGGGCGCCGCACGATCTGGTGTTCTGGGACAACCGCTCGCTGATGCACCTTGCGGCGGGCACGCCCGACCATCTGCGACGGCGCCTCAACCGCACCACCATCGTCGGCGACACGCCTTTCTGA
- a CDS encoding outer membrane protein assembly factor BamE, producing MKRMIMCGLGFSFVLLTACGTVGGNSSIENATTQSLSQSLKTGVTTTDDVKRLFGNPDYVKDSNDGSAYWNYGGGRNSQKNAIAGLAGIPYLSKLDDINTASGAKRKSLSLYFNSNKKLRSYSLSSS from the coding sequence GTGAAAAGAATGATCATGTGTGGACTCGGGTTTTCTTTTGTTCTGTTGACGGCCTGCGGTACGGTGGGAGGGAACTCGTCCATAGAAAATGCGACAACTCAATCGCTGAGCCAGTCTTTGAAAACTGGAGTGACTACGACCGATGACGTCAAGAGATTGTTCGGCAACCCCGACTATGTAAAAGACTCCAACGACGGATCTGCGTATTGGAATTACGGAGGAGGGAGAAATAGTCAGAAAAATGCTATTGCCGGTTTGGCGGGCATCCCTTATTTGTCAAAACTCGATGACATCAATACTGCATCCGGTGCCAAGAGAAAATCCCTGTCGCTTTATTTTAATTCGAATAAAAAACTGAGAAGCTATTCCTTGAGCTCAAGTTAG
- a CDS encoding protein kinase domain-containing protein gives MTETPKTNKPAEDDRTQVMSRPAQQTDTSVTVITASPTSLSNIPVTSPATEANEAGLLPVGSRLAEFEITRVVGQGGFGVVYEAWDHALERVVAIKEYLPTSLSTRQQDGTVVPLSERHRETFDLGMRSFINEARLLAQFDHPSLLKVYRFWQERGTTYMVMPFYRGDTLRQSLGSIPAGVDEAWLIRIMDGVTQALGVMHGANCYHRDIAPDNIILLEGSGRPVVLDFGAARRVITDKTQAITVILKPGYAPIEQYAEMPDMSQGAWTDVYALAAVMHVAVCGRAPPPSVARLLSDSYVPLAGNEILRQRYSLRLLQAIDAGLGVRPEARPQSMAEFRAALDLEVGHSIAPVPRTNPPVTPGSRKAGSNADAPTVIGRGKPPVQGTDESSAGKKSKAVPAIASLAVAAIVAGGGWWWYQGRTPGVEGDGSGSKQAIVAPPPPPETRVTATPPPPPPPPPPPAPRTPLDSLQSLAAGAAPGFDVAAVPKKPEVAIGKDRLAFEVRSKRDGFVYVFLLSSGGEMFLLFPNLLDKHNKIAAGSPLSLPRASWPMDAGGPAGTNQFAVLVSERERDFSASGIQNDGVFPQFPLPVLAALEATRGTGPSPLLGKPVCTPNTPCNDVYGVANFKIVEK, from the coding sequence ATGACCGAAACACCTAAGACAAACAAGCCGGCAGAAGACGACCGCACCCAGGTCATGTCACGACCCGCCCAGCAAACAGACACCTCAGTCACGGTAATCACCGCCAGCCCCACAAGCCTGTCCAACATCCCCGTCACAAGCCCAGCCACAGAAGCCAACGAAGCCGGACTCCTCCCCGTAGGCAGCCGCCTCGCAGAATTCGAAATCACCCGGGTCGTAGGCCAGGGCGGCTTCGGCGTGGTCTACGAGGCCTGGGACCACGCCCTGGAACGCGTTGTCGCCATCAAGGAATACCTGCCGACCTCCCTGTCGACAAGGCAGCAGGACGGAACAGTCGTCCCCCTGTCGGAGCGCCACAGGGAAACCTTCGACCTCGGCATGCGCAGCTTCATCAACGAAGCCCGCCTGCTCGCGCAGTTCGACCATCCCTCGCTGCTGAAGGTCTACCGTTTCTGGCAGGAGCGCGGCACCACCTACATGGTCATGCCGTTCTACCGCGGCGACACGCTGCGCCAGTCGCTGGGTTCCATTCCGGCGGGCGTGGACGAGGCTTGGCTCATCCGCATCATGGACGGCGTGACGCAGGCGCTGGGTGTGATGCACGGCGCCAACTGCTACCACCGAGACATCGCGCCCGACAACATCATCCTGCTCGAAGGCTCGGGCCGGCCGGTGGTGCTCGACTTCGGTGCCGCGCGCCGCGTGATCACCGACAAGACGCAGGCGATCACCGTCATCCTCAAGCCCGGCTACGCACCCATCGAGCAGTACGCCGAAATGCCCGACATGTCGCAGGGCGCGTGGACCGATGTCTATGCGCTTGCGGCAGTGATGCACGTGGCCGTTTGCGGGCGCGCGCCGCCGCCTTCGGTGGCGCGGCTCTTGTCCGACAGCTATGTGCCGCTTGCGGGCAACGAAATCCTTCGCCAGCGCTACAGCTTGCGGCTGTTGCAGGCCATCGATGCAGGCCTGGGCGTGCGGCCCGAAGCGCGGCCGCAGTCGATGGCCGAGTTTCGAGCGGCGCTCGACCTGGAGGTGGGCCACAGCATTGCGCCGGTGCCGCGTACCAACCCGCCTGTGACTCCCGGCTCACGCAAGGCCGGCAGCAACGCCGACGCACCGACGGTCATCGGCCGCGGCAAGCCGCCCGTGCAGGGCACGGACGAAAGCAGCGCCGGCAAGAAAAGCAAGGCCGTGCCCGCCATCGCGTCGTTGGCAGTGGCTGCCATCGTGGCCGGCGGCGGTTGGTGGTGGTACCAGGGGCGCACGCCGGGTGTGGAGGGCGACGGCAGCGGCAGCAAGCAGGCCATCGTGGCGCCACCCCCGCCGCCCGAAACCCGCGTGACCGCGACACCGCCCCCACCGCCGCCGCCTCCTCCTCCTCCGGCACCGCGCACGCCGCTCGACTCGCTGCAGTCGCTCGCCGCAGGTGCGGCCCCGGGCTTCGATGTGGCGGCGGTGCCGAAGAAGCCAGAGGTTGCGATCGGCAAGGACAGGCTCGCCTTCGAGGTGCGCAGCAAACGCGATGGTTTTGTCTACGTGTTCCTGCTGTCCAGCGGCGGAGAGATGTTCTTGCTGTTTCCGAACCTGCTCGACAAGCACAACAAGATCGCCGCCGGAAGCCCGCTTTCGCTGCCGCGCGCTTCGTGGCCCATGGATGCCGGCGGCCCGGCCGGCACCAACCAGTTCGCGGTGCTCGTGAGCGAGCGCGAGCGCGACTTCAGCGCATCGGGCATCCAGAACGACGGCGTGTTTCCGCAGTTCCCGTTGCCCGTGCTGGCTGCGCTCGAAGCCACGCGCGGCACGGGGCCGTCGCCTTTGCTGGGCAAGCCGGTGTGTACGCCCAACACCCCATGCAACGACGTCTACGGCGTCGCGAATTTCAAAATCGTCGAGAAGTAA
- the mltA gene encoding murein transglycosylase A, giving the protein MNTRSPIFFFPALRWVAVATAVFAAGCVNTPPASSTDANAGPAGSAPTASGAPGATATRPAPVGASVAGQARTFSTQLATYTSVSFDAVPGWARDDFSDSWPAFLGSCKVLTGRGAEWKDVCARALRVDSKSSTAIRAFFEQEFSAYQIRDDDRKPDGVVTGYFEPEIPGSRQYAAPFIYPVYGQPEDMLFADARKLPAGNGTVAARVEGRNVVVQTGLSTRDMGAPGLFALDLSAITRDTLDRKVRLRIEGKQLLPYYTREEIETKGAPNAKVLAFVSSATALYEMQIQGSGRIKLANGDIIRVAYAEQNGQPFRPTLAQAPNGKPRSPVKVRGSSIELDLDDGDDDEDAGGTSTNTIRTRGFTLARPTASGAVVVPGRRTAGPVVGSGIKDPSYVFFKESASPAGGPVGAFGVPLSAGRSIAVDPRSTPLGYPVFVSTRAPGTGAPMQRLTIAQDTGGAIRGAVRADYFFGNGQQAATNARRMKERGQLWILLPRGLAVASAAVSSAIRTRGGPAGAGLPQCLVPTEGVCVDD; this is encoded by the coding sequence ATGAACACCCGGTCGCCGATTTTCTTTTTTCCCGCCCTTCGCTGGGTTGCCGTTGCCACGGCTGTATTCGCAGCAGGTTGCGTCAATACACCACCTGCATCGTCCACCGATGCGAACGCGGGCCCGGCGGGTTCAGCTCCAACGGCAAGCGGAGCGCCAGGGGCGACGGCAACGCGCCCAGCCCCTGTCGGCGCGAGCGTGGCCGGCCAGGCGCGCACCTTCTCCACGCAACTGGCCACCTACACCTCGGTCAGCTTCGATGCCGTGCCCGGCTGGGCCCGAGACGATTTCTCCGACAGTTGGCCCGCGTTTCTGGGAAGCTGCAAGGTGCTCACCGGCCGCGGCGCCGAGTGGAAGGACGTGTGTGCGCGCGCCCTCAGGGTCGACAGCAAGAGCAGCACGGCCATTCGCGCGTTCTTCGAGCAGGAGTTCTCGGCCTACCAGATCCGCGACGACGACCGCAAGCCCGACGGCGTGGTCACCGGCTACTTCGAGCCCGAGATCCCGGGCAGCCGCCAATACGCGGCGCCCTTCATCTACCCGGTGTACGGCCAGCCCGAAGACATGCTGTTTGCCGATGCGCGCAAGCTGCCGGCCGGCAACGGCACGGTGGCGGCGCGGGTCGAAGGGCGCAACGTGGTGGTGCAGACCGGGCTCAGCACGCGCGACATGGGCGCGCCGGGCCTCTTTGCGCTCGACCTCTCGGCCATTACGCGCGACACGCTCGACCGCAAGGTGCGCCTGCGCATCGAGGGCAAGCAGCTGCTGCCGTACTACACGCGCGAAGAAATCGAGACCAAGGGCGCACCCAACGCCAAGGTGCTCGCCTTCGTGAGCAGCGCCACCGCGCTCTACGAAATGCAGATCCAGGGCTCGGGCCGCATCAAGCTGGCCAACGGCGACATCATTCGCGTGGCCTATGCAGAGCAGAACGGCCAGCCCTTCCGCCCCACGCTGGCACAGGCGCCCAACGGCAAGCCCCGCAGCCCGGTGAAGGTGCGCGGCTCGTCCATCGAGCTGGACCTGGACGACGGCGATGACGACGAAGACGCCGGCGGCACATCGACCAACACCATTCGCACGCGCGGCTTCACGTTGGCGCGGCCCACCGCCAGCGGCGCGGTCGTGGTGCCGGGGCGGCGCACGGCCGGGCCGGTCGTCGGCTCGGGCATCAAGGACCCGAGCTACGTGTTCTTCAAGGAATCGGCGTCGCCCGCGGGTGGGCCTGTGGGGGCCTTCGGCGTGCCGTTGTCGGCCGGCCGTTCGATTGCCGTAGACCCGCGCAGCACGCCGCTCGGCTACCCCGTGTTCGTTTCCACCCGCGCGCCCGGCACCGGTGCGCCGATGCAGCGTCTGACCATTGCGCAGGACACCGGCGGTGCGATCCGCGGCGCGGTGCGGGCCGACTATTTCTTCGGCAACGGCCAGCAGGCCGCGACCAACGCGCGCCGCATGAAGGAGCGCGGCCAGCTCTGGATCTTGCTGCCGCGCGGCCTGGCCGTGGCGTCGGCGGCGGTGTCTTCGGCGATCCGCACGCGCGGCGGTCCGGCAGGCGCAGGCTTGCCGCAATGCCTGGTGCCGACCGAAGGCGTGTGCGTGGACGACTAG